Proteins encoded by one window of BD1-7 clade bacterium:
- a CDS encoding Putative trans-acting enoyl reductase, which produces MQWMIYGANGYTARLIAREAVRRGLRPILAGRSAEKIQPLADELSLPVRIFDLNTPSSVKQSLEGIAICLHCAGPFSQTAKPMRDAAISVGCHYLDITGEYQVLEDSYQSQDAARAAGSVVISGVGFDVVATDTLAALLKEAVPEATHLEMAFADSAGPSAGTAKTMLESLPDGLTVRQNGKLEKMPMGEYHKDIPFADKDRYCVAISWGDIVTAWHSTHIPNIRVYFPMDKKQMGFVRRWHGMTRVLKWQPALRFMQKLVERRVDGPSDDALATRRTQLWGRIWNESESVEKTLDVPQGYQYTVLSALFAVEQLLAHRVMPGAYTPSQAFDPHTLALLERENAQNIALEPGAI; this is translated from the coding sequence ATGCAGTGGATGATTTATGGTGCCAACGGTTATACCGCACGATTAATTGCCCGTGAAGCTGTCAGGCGCGGCCTACGGCCGATACTAGCAGGCCGCAGTGCGGAAAAAATCCAGCCGCTGGCTGATGAATTATCGTTACCTGTGCGTATTTTTGATTTAAATACTCCGAGCAGTGTTAAACAAAGCCTCGAAGGCATCGCCATTTGTTTGCATTGTGCCGGCCCGTTTAGCCAGACAGCTAAGCCTATGCGTGATGCTGCTATCAGTGTGGGTTGTCACTATCTAGACATTACCGGTGAATACCAAGTACTTGAGGACAGTTATCAGTCTCAGGATGCTGCTCGTGCAGCAGGCAGTGTCGTGATTAGTGGTGTGGGTTTTGATGTGGTTGCGACCGATACGTTGGCTGCATTGCTCAAAGAAGCCGTTCCTGAAGCGACGCATTTGGAAATGGCGTTTGCTGATTCAGCAGGCCCAAGTGCTGGCACGGCTAAAACCATGCTTGAAAGCTTGCCGGACGGGTTAACGGTGCGTCAAAATGGAAAGTTAGAAAAAATGCCAATGGGGGAGTACCACAAAGATATTCCTTTCGCTGATAAAGATCGATACTGTGTCGCCATCAGCTGGGGTGACATTGTGACGGCTTGGCATAGTACGCATATTCCTAATATTCGTGTGTATTTCCCCATGGATAAAAAGCAGATGGGGTTTGTCCGCCGTTGGCACGGGATGACCCGAGTGTTGAAATGGCAACCAGCTTTACGTTTTATGCAAAAGTTGGTTGAACGTCGTGTTGACGGTCCTTCCGACGATGCTTTAGCGACACGCCGTACACAGCTTTGGGGGCGAATCTGGAATGAGTCCGAGTCTGTTGAAAAGACGCTGGATGTTCCTCAAGGGTACCAATACACGGTTCTATCTGCCTTGTTTGCTGTCGAGCAGTTACTGGCTCACCGCGTGATGCCGGGTGCCTATACGCCTTCACAAGCGTTTGATCCGCATACGCTAGCGTTGCTTGAACGTGAAAACGCCCAAAATATCGCACTTGAGCCGGGTGCCATCTAA
- the fabG_3 gene encoding 3-oxoacyl-[acyl-carrier-protein] reductase FabG, whose amino-acid sequence MSDKKVALVTGASRGIGAAIADRLGSDGYLVIGTATSDGGADAISQRFADKSIEGVGKKLNVTDADQVVEVIKAITAEFGAPTILVNNAGITRDNLFLRMKSEEWTDVVDTNLNALFTVSKACIKGMTKARWGRIINISSVVGSMGNAGQVNYSATKAGAEGFSRALAAEVGSRSITVNSVAPGFIDTDMTKELPEDHKAALLAKIPLGRLGDVEEIAGAVSFLASDDASYISGSTIHVNGGMYMV is encoded by the coding sequence ATGAGTGATAAGAAAGTAGCGTTGGTGACTGGCGCAAGTCGCGGTATTGGTGCTGCAATTGCTGATCGATTGGGTAGTGATGGCTATCTGGTGATTGGAACAGCGACCAGCGATGGTGGTGCAGATGCGATCTCCCAGCGTTTTGCTGATAAAAGTATCGAAGGCGTTGGTAAAAAGCTAAACGTAACTGATGCGGATCAGGTTGTTGAAGTTATCAAGGCCATTACTGCTGAATTTGGTGCGCCAACTATTTTGGTAAATAATGCCGGTATTACTCGTGATAACTTGTTTTTGCGAATGAAAAGTGAAGAATGGACAGATGTTGTCGATACAAACCTGAATGCATTATTCACTGTCAGCAAGGCATGTATAAAAGGCATGACTAAAGCACGATGGGGGCGAATTATTAATATTAGCTCTGTGGTTGGCTCAATGGGTAACGCTGGACAGGTAAATTATTCTGCGACTAAAGCGGGTGCTGAAGGCTTTTCACGCGCGCTTGCAGCAGAGGTTGGAAGCCGTTCCATTACGGTTAACAGTGTCGCCCCTGGTTTTATTGATACTGATATGACAAAAGAGTTACCTGAGGATCATAAGGCAGCTTTGCTGGCTAAAATTCCTCTCGGTCGACTGGGTGATGTTGAGGAAATCGCAGGTGCAGTTTCTTTTTTAGCCAGTGATGATGCTTCTTATATTTCTGGAAGCACTATTCACGTTAATGGTGGCATGTATATGGTATAA
- the prpC_1 gene encoding Protein phosphatase PrpC encodes MAIPNPGFFGKLPMTGDFIHRRIAPAFLNRWDEWLKHNLARSQQMLGSQWLDVYLTSPIWRFGISPGIIDDHAYCGVIVPSVDSVGRYFPLTITQAVPAAAFCHMLSPAAEQWYQSIEELLLDMLEGYHPDTDAFDQQLTTLNATWIKDTGPFQQISMSELVNKSLHLQVTASNGNGFSQATSSLLFSAMLGQQSPFSFWWQQNNDQSTSNCLMCANLPAGDQFAGLLDGSWKEHKWQTADLRGPSCPKPSQQIDELRQHDQEAQEPSPLPNSDYTEPHYLNRHSDAKQTTTESPYSTQTSNELWDITAPQHSDTAQPVTAKFEIENAPIECLEELSGSDSESDLVQLIRSNEDITISPAIDAQASRAKVLQRDISPGVYHPLPESAGFSDSGNYREWNEDSMLLMPSSGIYVVADGMGGHTDGAYASQAVVQAIESVDSTGSFEQILERLRFSLDDVNQRLQDYAENHSEKNICGSTVAGLLLRGNQAAVFWAGDSRVYLVRDGALIPLSRDHSVEQEHLDAGIAKTAADFPAKNLITRAVGGDKQLTLDVFYHTPQLGDAFFLCSDGVYNETDEAHLAKCIHDNDTAETAVNAIQTHLLKGPARDNLTGVLVLT; translated from the coding sequence ATCGGTGGGATGAATGGCTAAAGCACAACCTTGCTCGTAGCCAGCAGATGTTAGGTAGTCAATGGCTCGACGTTTACCTAACCAGCCCGATATGGCGCTTTGGCATCAGCCCCGGCATCATTGATGATCATGCATATTGTGGTGTGATCGTACCCAGTGTTGACAGCGTCGGGCGCTATTTTCCACTCACAATAACCCAAGCGGTTCCGGCAGCAGCTTTTTGTCATATGCTCAGCCCTGCTGCTGAGCAGTGGTATCAATCGATCGAAGAACTACTGCTCGATATGCTAGAGGGTTACCACCCAGATACAGACGCTTTTGACCAACAATTAACTACCCTCAACGCAACATGGATAAAAGATACCGGCCCTTTTCAACAGATCAGCATGAGTGAACTGGTCAATAAAAGCCTGCACTTGCAGGTGACGGCCTCAAACGGTAACGGTTTTTCGCAGGCTACCAGTAGCCTGTTATTTTCTGCGATGCTTGGGCAACAGAGTCCGTTTAGTTTCTGGTGGCAACAGAACAATGACCAATCAACAAGTAATTGTCTGATGTGCGCTAATCTGCCCGCGGGAGACCAATTTGCAGGTCTTCTCGATGGTTCGTGGAAGGAGCACAAATGGCAAACCGCGGATCTTCGTGGCCCTTCATGCCCGAAGCCAAGCCAGCAAATTGATGAATTACGCCAACACGACCAAGAGGCCCAGGAACCGTCACCATTACCCAATTCAGATTACACGGAACCTCATTACCTCAACCGACACTCTGACGCCAAACAAACCACCACAGAGTCGCCTTACTCAACACAGACGTCCAACGAGCTATGGGATATTACCGCCCCTCAGCATAGTGACACGGCGCAACCGGTTACTGCAAAATTTGAAATCGAAAACGCCCCAATCGAATGTTTGGAAGAATTATCTGGCTCTGATTCTGAATCAGATCTGGTGCAGCTTATTCGTTCTAACGAAGATATTACTATCTCACCCGCTATTGATGCACAGGCAAGCAGAGCCAAGGTGTTACAACGAGATATCAGCCCTGGCGTTTACCATCCACTTCCAGAAAGTGCCGGCTTTTCAGATTCTGGTAACTATCGGGAATGGAACGAGGACTCCATGCTGTTGATGCCATCCAGTGGAATTTATGTCGTTGCCGATGGAATGGGCGGACACACAGACGGCGCCTACGCCAGTCAAGCTGTGGTTCAGGCAATTGAGTCCGTCGATAGTACTGGCAGTTTCGAACAGATTCTCGAACGTTTACGTTTTTCGTTAGATGATGTGAATCAACGTCTTCAAGACTATGCAGAAAACCACTCTGAGAAAAACATCTGCGGCAGTACTGTTGCCGGTCTGTTACTACGAGGCAATCAAGCAGCCGTGTTTTGGGCCGGTGATAGCCGAGTCTATCTAGTACGCGATGGTGCTTTAATACCACTATCACGCGACCACAGCGTCGAACAAGAACATCTCGATGCGGGCATTGCGAAGACTGCAGCTGACTTTCCGGCAAAAAACCTGATTACCCGAGCCGTGGGTGGCGACAAACAACTCACACTTGATGTGTTTTACCATACACCGCAATTGGGTGATGCGTTTTTTCTATGCTCAGATGGTGTTTACAATGAAACAGATGAAGCTCATCTCGCTAAGTGTATTCACGACAACGACACTGCAGAAACCGCCGTCAACGCAATTCAAACCCACCTTCTCAAAGGGCCAGCACGAGATAACCTGACCGGGGTGCTGGTACTCACCTGA
- the pabC gene encoding Aminodeoxychorismate lyase yields MQYIWINGNSDQGVSPDNRALAFGDGLFETMLLSGDCISHYQLHLHRLMDGCRRLDIPFSQATAESDFKLALAVVENSAHKFWRLKYIVSRGATGTGYFCDNTVVPERIMLLEPFTRDVCALQQYGVTVIPCRWQLSHQPALAGMKHLNRLDQVMARQEWSSSDIFEGLTADSEGNWIEGTMSNLFVVEKGGSVITPRLDNCGVAGVMRHVVMNTLCPKIGLLVEEKNISTFESADEIFLTNSLIGIVPVTRLADKTYKIGQITRSLQRALNTRESGL; encoded by the coding sequence ATGCAATACATCTGGATCAACGGAAATTCTGATCAGGGTGTTTCTCCTGATAATCGTGCTCTAGCATTTGGTGACGGCTTGTTCGAAACCATGCTGCTTAGTGGCGATTGTATTTCGCACTACCAACTGCACCTGCATCGTTTGATGGATGGCTGTCGTCGGCTCGATATTCCCTTTTCTCAAGCAACAGCAGAGAGTGATTTCAAACTTGCATTAGCAGTGGTTGAGAACTCCGCGCATAAATTCTGGCGCTTGAAGTATATTGTTAGTCGTGGAGCTACAGGCACTGGGTATTTTTGCGATAATACGGTTGTTCCGGAACGAATAATGCTACTTGAACCGTTTACACGCGATGTTTGTGCGTTACAGCAATATGGCGTTACGGTGATTCCTTGCCGTTGGCAGCTTTCGCATCAGCCGGCGCTTGCGGGCATGAAGCATCTCAATCGTCTGGATCAGGTGATGGCACGTCAAGAGTGGAGTTCATCTGATATCTTTGAAGGCCTCACTGCTGATAGTGAGGGTAACTGGATTGAGGGTACCATGAGTAATCTGTTCGTGGTGGAGAAGGGCGGAAGCGTTATCACTCCGCGATTAGATAATTGTGGGGTAGCCGGCGTGATGCGGCATGTTGTAATGAACACGCTGTGCCCGAAAATTGGCTTGTTAGTTGAAGAAAAGAATATATCGACCTTCGAATCGGCCGATGAGATATTCCTGACAAATAGTTTGATTGGTATCGTACCTGTTACCCGTCTTGCTGATAAAACGTATAAGATAGGTCAGATAACGCGCAGTCTGCAGCGCGCGCTGAATACCAGAGAATCCGGGTTATAG
- the acpP_3 gene encoding Acyl carrier protein codes for MSSIEERVKKIVAEQLGVKEEDVKADASFVEDLGADSLDTVELVMALEEEFETEIPDEEAEKITTVQLAINYINEHL; via the coding sequence ATGAGTAGCATTGAAGAACGCGTCAAAAAAATCGTTGCCGAGCAACTGGGCGTTAAAGAGGAAGACGTTAAAGCTGACGCATCTTTTGTGGAAGATCTGGGTGCTGATTCTCTTGACACTGTAGAGCTGGTTATGGCTCTTGAAGAAGAATTCGAAACCGAAATCCCGGACGAAGAAGCTGAAAAAATCACTACTGTTCAGTTGGCTATCAACTACATCAACGAGCACCTGTAA
- the mtfA_1 gene encoding Protein MtfA, translated as MDMPPVSGWIFVIVIGAILATVIYSVLVYPLLRKRKALALPLSDEWRSIIESSVPYYPRFTSEEQYHIERLIKYFLVEKVFFGCGGLVITDEIRVTIAAQASLLVLHKASDAYPKLHYILVYPSGFSVERDQVGAGGVVESRRMHMLGESWHNGKIILSWEDVRKDAHESGTGHNVVLHEFAHQLDSETGAANGTPLLPNKDYQRWANVLDTELSALRYAASLQIDSVMDKYGATNEAEFFAVATETFFGKPYQLAQRHGELFQILVKYYQFDPRQWQDEPLYEPIDDNAADRA; from the coding sequence ATGGATATGCCTCCGGTGTCCGGCTGGATATTTGTCATTGTTATTGGTGCAATTCTCGCGACGGTTATCTATAGCGTGTTGGTTTACCCGTTGCTGCGCAAACGCAAAGCGCTGGCACTGCCGTTATCAGATGAATGGCGATCCATCATAGAATCGAGTGTTCCGTATTACCCGCGCTTTACCTCTGAAGAACAGTACCATATCGAACGTTTGATTAAGTACTTTTTGGTCGAGAAGGTGTTTTTTGGCTGTGGCGGTTTAGTGATAACCGATGAAATACGGGTAACTATCGCCGCGCAAGCTAGTTTATTGGTGCTGCACAAAGCGAGTGACGCATACCCTAAGCTGCATTACATCCTCGTTTATCCCTCTGGATTTAGTGTTGAGCGCGATCAAGTTGGCGCTGGTGGCGTTGTTGAAAGTCGGCGCATGCACATGCTCGGAGAATCATGGCACAACGGCAAGATCATTCTCTCTTGGGAGGATGTGCGTAAAGATGCTCATGAATCGGGAACGGGCCATAATGTTGTCTTGCATGAATTTGCCCATCAATTGGACTCGGAAACGGGTGCTGCCAATGGTACGCCTCTATTACCTAACAAAGATTATCAGCGATGGGCCAACGTCCTTGATACCGAATTATCTGCACTTCGTTATGCGGCGTCGCTGCAGATAGATAGTGTTATGGATAAGTACGGAGCAACGAACGAAGCTGAATTTTTTGCGGTAGCGACAGAAACTTTCTTTGGGAAACCGTATCAACTTGCTCAACGGCATGGCGAGTTATTCCAGATACTCGTTAAGTACTATCAGTTTGACCCTCGTCAATGGCAAGACGAACCCTTGTATGAACCTATTGACGACAATGCAGCTGATCGTGCATAA
- the holB gene encoding DNA polymerase III subunit delta': MSSWRPYPWLQQSWEHLHGLRQQGKLPHGMLIAGDRGLGKAELAQGLASVLLCREQENAEFACGQCKGCQLQQAGTHPDIMRIGLEEKSKQIKVDQVRKVVDFINKTSQQNGNKVVLIKPAEALNINAANALLKCLEEPTKDSFLLLVSHAPGRLLPTIRSRCQVVAVPKPKHAEAKAWLQAHVAAIDSDQDAEKLLMLAQDNPLLAQQYADEGILGEFDDLATQLYKLYLGQLALVQYAERVNKGDIPVWLNLSQQFLWTLIRTHMLKVALPIASVEGFQQIIEKDGFSKRAYQMLEEIQQGIAEMNSTSNPNTQLLIESLLVRWQAFLRG, encoded by the coding sequence ATGAGTAGCTGGCGACCTTATCCTTGGCTTCAGCAGAGCTGGGAACACCTTCACGGCTTACGTCAACAGGGCAAGCTGCCTCACGGTATGCTCATCGCAGGAGACCGTGGTCTTGGTAAAGCAGAGCTAGCCCAAGGGCTGGCCTCCGTGCTGCTGTGCCGTGAGCAAGAAAATGCTGAATTCGCATGTGGACAGTGCAAAGGTTGTCAATTGCAACAGGCCGGCACACACCCAGACATTATGCGTATTGGTTTGGAAGAAAAATCCAAACAAATTAAGGTGGATCAAGTTCGCAAGGTTGTTGATTTCATCAATAAAACCTCGCAGCAGAATGGTAATAAGGTTGTTCTTATCAAGCCGGCTGAAGCATTAAATATCAATGCGGCAAATGCATTGTTGAAGTGCCTTGAAGAGCCAACAAAAGACAGCTTTCTGTTGTTGGTCAGTCACGCGCCAGGTCGGCTTTTACCGACTATTCGAAGTCGTTGCCAGGTTGTCGCTGTACCTAAACCGAAGCACGCCGAAGCTAAGGCATGGTTGCAAGCGCATGTCGCTGCGATTGATAGCGATCAGGATGCTGAAAAATTGCTGATGCTGGCGCAAGACAATCCGTTGCTGGCTCAGCAGTATGCTGATGAAGGTATCCTCGGCGAGTTTGATGATCTGGCCACACAGTTATATAAATTGTATTTAGGACAACTCGCGCTGGTGCAATATGCAGAGCGGGTGAACAAAGGTGATATCCCTGTATGGCTTAATCTGAGTCAGCAGTTTTTGTGGACGCTGATTCGTACCCATATGCTAAAAGTTGCTCTACCCATCGCATCGGTTGAAGGTTTTCAACAGATTATTGAAAAAGACGGCTTTTCAAAGCGCGCGTACCAGATGCTGGAGGAAATACAGCAGGGTATTGCCGAAATGAACAGCACCTCAAACCCGAATACACAGTTGCTAATTGAGTCATTATTAGTGCGTTGGCAGGCATTTTTGCGCGGGTGA
- the tmk gene encoding Thymidylate kinase yields the protein MTAQKRGLFVVLEGGEGVGKTTNAAFMRQYLENKGIEYSATREPGGTPLAEELREIILAPREESMAPMAELLLVFAARAQHIEHKILPIIEQGQWCLCDRFTDATFAYQGAGRDLGTSRVEALESFVQAGLRPDCVIILDAPVEIGHQRARARAALDRMESEAMTFHQKVRDAYLARAAQAPDRYEVIDAALPLAEVQVNLASVLDRLIDTWKNHE from the coding sequence ATGACAGCTCAAAAGAGAGGTCTTTTTGTTGTACTCGAAGGTGGAGAGGGGGTTGGTAAGACCACCAATGCCGCCTTTATGCGTCAATACCTAGAAAACAAGGGTATCGAATACAGTGCAACCCGTGAACCAGGGGGAACGCCACTGGCAGAAGAGCTTCGGGAGATTATTCTAGCGCCGAGAGAAGAGTCAATGGCACCCATGGCTGAATTGTTGCTCGTATTTGCAGCCCGTGCGCAACATATCGAGCACAAGATTTTACCGATTATAGAGCAAGGGCAGTGGTGTTTGTGCGATCGCTTTACCGATGCGACATTTGCTTATCAAGGGGCCGGGCGTGATCTCGGTACTTCGCGTGTTGAAGCACTGGAGTCGTTTGTTCAAGCAGGGTTGAGGCCTGATTGTGTCATTATTTTGGATGCGCCGGTCGAAATCGGTCATCAGCGTGCGCGTGCCCGGGCCGCGCTGGACCGAATGGAATCAGAGGCGATGACATTCCATCAAAAGGTTCGTGATGCCTATCTGGCTCGTGCTGCACAAGCTCCGGATCGTTATGAAGTTATTGATGCGGCCTTGCCTTTAGCCGAGGTGCAAGTCAATCTTGCCAGTGTGTTAGATCGTTTAATAGATACGTGGAAAAACCATGAGTAG
- the fabD gene encoding Malonyl CoA-acyl carrier protein transacylase, with product MSNSSLAFVFPGQGSQKISMLSDAAEAFPIIKDVFAEASDALDYDMWDLIQNGEQDAINLTEKTQPILMTSSVALWNVWKQENGAMPAVMAGHSLGEFTALVCAESLAFSDALKLVRARGQFMQSAVPVGIGAMAAIIGVDDQAIVDICADVAGDECVQAVNFNSPGQVVIAGHAGAVDRAIVKLKEAGAKRAMPLPVSAPFHTDLMRPAGEKLAVELENIAINTPAIPVIHNVHAQTEVDPEKIKGLLIEQIYSPVKWTSCVQTMVSQGTGHLIECGPGKVLSGLAKRIHKSLTASAIEQPDTLRQQVADLSA from the coding sequence ATGAGTAATTCTTCATTGGCATTTGTATTCCCTGGGCAGGGTTCTCAGAAAATCAGTATGTTGTCTGATGCCGCAGAAGCATTCCCGATTATTAAAGACGTGTTCGCCGAAGCATCTGATGCTTTGGATTATGACATGTGGGATCTTATCCAGAATGGTGAGCAGGATGCCATCAATTTGACAGAAAAAACTCAGCCGATTCTTATGACATCGTCTGTCGCTTTGTGGAATGTCTGGAAGCAGGAAAACGGCGCAATGCCTGCAGTAATGGCTGGCCATTCATTGGGGGAGTTTACTGCTCTTGTTTGTGCGGAATCGCTGGCGTTTTCTGATGCTTTGAAGCTTGTCCGAGCTCGAGGCCAGTTTATGCAAAGCGCTGTGCCGGTAGGTATTGGTGCAATGGCTGCGATCATTGGTGTTGACGATCAGGCTATCGTTGATATTTGTGCTGATGTCGCAGGAGATGAGTGTGTGCAAGCGGTTAATTTTAACTCGCCAGGGCAGGTTGTTATTGCGGGGCATGCCGGCGCCGTCGATAGAGCAATTGTTAAGCTGAAAGAGGCAGGTGCAAAACGCGCGATGCCTTTGCCTGTTAGCGCACCTTTCCATACAGATTTGATGAGACCTGCTGGTGAAAAGCTTGCTGTTGAGCTAGAAAACATAGCGATTAATACCCCTGCAATACCGGTTATTCATAATGTGCATGCACAAACTGAAGTAGATCCTGAAAAAATAAAAGGTTTGCTGATTGAGCAAATCTATAGCCCGGTAAAATGGACGTCATGTGTTCAAACTATGGTGTCTCAAGGTACTGGGCACTTGATTGAGTGTGGCCCAGGTAAAGTGCTGAGTGGTTTGGCTAAGCGAATCCATAAGTCGTTGACGGCAAGCGCGATTGAGCAGCCAGATACGCTGCGTCAGCAAGTTGCTGATTTGAGTGCATAA
- the mltG gene encoding Endolytic murein transglycosylase, whose product MKKVVPLFLVAIMFSGMLGAGLALKYLARPQTVPETLRVDVDYGDSVKRVAGKLNSAGVLEYPDLWVGYVRLMDLAGKIKAGEYDVKDGDSPLLILDNMIHGRVVQYSVTVVEGWTLKEALVELHSADGLVETLEPGDDVHILKAIGAEGKYQHAEGLIYPETYHYTRGDKDRDVLRRGYTVMQEALDDSWPRRVKGLPLETPYDALILASIIEKETAVDSERRQIAGVFVERLKRGMRLQTDPTVIYGMGDNYKGNIRLKDLRTPTPYNTYTISGLPPTPIALPSKASIDAALDPLLNGKLYFVAKGDGSHAFSRTLAEHNRAVREYQLKRKKNYRSTPE is encoded by the coding sequence ATGAAAAAAGTGGTTCCACTGTTTCTTGTTGCGATTATGTTTTCGGGCATGCTAGGGGCAGGGCTTGCATTAAAGTATCTTGCTCGGCCTCAAACCGTACCGGAAACACTACGTGTGGATGTTGATTATGGTGATTCGGTTAAACGTGTTGCGGGTAAGTTGAACTCAGCTGGCGTTTTGGAATACCCCGATCTTTGGGTAGGTTACGTTCGACTGATGGATTTAGCAGGAAAGATCAAAGCTGGCGAATATGACGTTAAAGATGGAGACAGCCCGCTCCTTATTCTCGACAATATGATTCATGGTCGTGTCGTTCAGTACTCAGTCACCGTGGTTGAGGGTTGGACATTAAAAGAGGCGCTTGTTGAGTTACATAGTGCTGACGGCTTAGTCGAAACCTTAGAGCCGGGTGACGATGTGCATATTCTTAAAGCCATTGGGGCTGAAGGTAAGTATCAGCATGCCGAAGGCCTAATTTACCCGGAAACCTACCACTATACTCGTGGTGATAAAGACCGTGACGTATTGCGACGTGGTTATACGGTGATGCAAGAAGCCTTAGACGATAGCTGGCCAAGGCGTGTCAAGGGTCTGCCACTTGAAACACCCTATGATGCTTTGATTCTGGCGTCGATTATTGAAAAAGAAACCGCCGTTGATTCGGAGCGTCGGCAGATTGCCGGTGTTTTTGTCGAGCGGCTGAAGCGGGGTATGCGTTTACAGACAGATCCGACTGTTATTTATGGTATGGGTGATAACTACAAAGGCAATATCCGTTTGAAAGACCTCAGAACGCCAACGCCTTATAACACCTACACAATTTCTGGTTTGCCACCCACGCCGATTGCTTTACCGAGCAAGGCATCGATTGATGCTGCTCTAGATCCGTTACTAAACGGGAAATTGTATTTTGTCGCCAAAGGCGATGGCAGCCATGCGTTCTCAAGGACGTTAGCAGAACATAATCGTGCTGTTAGAGAGTATCAATTGAAGCGTAAGAAAAACTATCGCTCAACACCTGAGTAA
- the fabF_5 gene encoding 3-oxoacyl-[acyl-carrier-protein] synthase 2, translating into MSKRRVVVTGMGILSPVGNTVDSAWNAVVNGQSGISMIDHFDASAFTTRFAGLVRDFEAGDFFSAKDASKMDEFIQYGIAAGIQAMRDSGLEMTDELADRAGVSMGSGIGGLGMIEKCKHIIDTKGPRRVSPFFVPGSIINMIAGNLSILLGLRGPNLAITTACTSATHNIGMAARLIQYGDADVMLAGGAEKASTPVGLGGFCAARALSKRNDDPQAASRPWDKDRDGFVLGDGAGVLVLEEYEMAKKRGAKIYAEIIGFGMSGDAYHMTLPSGVGAQRSMINAIKDAKLDVNDLQYINAHGTSTKAGDVGESEAVETVMGAAADKVAVSSTKSMTGHALGAAGALEAVFTLKALQEQVAPPTINLDNVDEGCNLNYVPNVAQPMEIEHALSNSFGFGGTNGSLLFKRV; encoded by the coding sequence GTGTCTAAAAGGCGTGTTGTAGTAACGGGTATGGGTATATTGTCGCCCGTTGGTAATACCGTTGATTCTGCCTGGAATGCAGTAGTTAATGGGCAAAGCGGCATCAGCATGATTGATCATTTTGATGCATCAGCCTTTACAACCCGTTTTGCCGGTTTGGTAAGAGATTTTGAAGCTGGCGATTTTTTCTCGGCAAAAGATGCCAGCAAAATGGATGAATTCATTCAATACGGTATTGCTGCCGGTATTCAGGCCATGCGTGATTCAGGTCTGGAGATGACGGATGAGCTCGCAGACCGTGCGGGCGTGTCTATGGGCTCCGGTATCGGTGGCTTGGGCATGATCGAAAAATGCAAACATATTATTGACACCAAAGGCCCACGTCGGGTATCGCCTTTCTTTGTGCCGGGATCAATCATTAATATGATTGCGGGCAATCTCTCGATTTTACTGGGTCTTAGAGGTCCAAATCTGGCGATCACCACAGCGTGTACGTCAGCGACTCACAATATCGGTATGGCTGCGCGCCTGATCCAATATGGAGATGCTGATGTGATGTTGGCCGGAGGCGCTGAAAAAGCATCAACTCCCGTAGGTTTGGGTGGTTTCTGTGCAGCGCGTGCGCTGTCTAAGCGCAACGATGATCCTCAGGCGGCTAGTCGTCCGTGGGATAAAGATCGTGATGGTTTTGTGCTGGGTGACGGCGCAGGTGTGCTCGTTCTTGAAGAGTACGAAATGGCGAAAAAACGTGGCGCTAAAATCTACGCTGAAATCATCGGTTTTGGTATGAGCGGTGATGCTTATCATATGACGCTACCTTCAGGTGTTGGTGCACAGCGTTCTATGATCAATGCGATTAAAGATGCCAAGCTGGATGTAAACGATCTGCAGTACATCAATGCTCATGGTACTTCGACGAAAGCTGGCGATGTTGGAGAATCCGAAGCTGTTGAAACAGTGATGGGTGCGGCCGCAGATAAAGTTGCTGTCAGCTCGACGAAATCCATGACCGGGCATGCATTGGGTGCCGCTGGTGCACTTGAGGCAGTTTTCACGTTAAAAGCGTTACAAGAGCAAGTTGCTCCACCGACGATCAATCTGGACAACGTTGACGAAGGTTGTAATCTTAATTACGTTCCAAACGTTGCACAGCCGATGGAAATCGAACATGCATTGTCGAATTCGTTTGGATTTGGTGGCACTAATGGTAGCTTGTTGTTTAAGCGCGTTTGA